The Thiosulfativibrio zosterae genome has a window encoding:
- a CDS encoding SixA phosphatase family protein, protein MSQLRELLILRHGKSDWKQELDDFERPLAERGKKATLKVLRWLEDQKLLPDLILSSTAKRATQTVRRINPDNQINTLYLDELYLAELDTLLQTLAQSPQAQRILLVGHNPGLEKLVSFLAHDQSEETATVETKRFPTAALAVFIMPNDWTQLSAGAGKLVNLIRPRELSVTAQ, encoded by the coding sequence ATGAGTCAATTGCGTGAACTGCTGATTTTGCGCCACGGAAAATCAGACTGGAAACAAGAACTGGACGATTTTGAACGCCCCCTAGCCGAACGCGGCAAAAAAGCCACTCTTAAAGTGTTGCGCTGGCTAGAAGACCAAAAACTGTTACCAGACCTGATTCTCAGCTCCACCGCAAAACGCGCCACCCAAACCGTTAGACGCATCAACCCAGACAACCAAATCAACACACTTTATTTAGACGAACTCTACTTAGCCGAATTAGACACTCTTTTACAAACCCTGGCTCAAAGCCCCCAAGCACAGCGCATTTTGTTGGTAGGACATAACCCTGGTTTAGAAAAATTAGTGTCTTTTTTGGCACATGACCAGTCAGAAGAAACAGCGACCGTTGAAACCAAGCGTTTTCCAACGGCTGCCTTGGCGGTTTTTATTATGCCAAATGACTGGACGCAACTGAGCGCTGGGGCAGGTAAATTGGTCAACCTCATTCGGCCCCGAGAACTCAGCGTGACGGCTCAATAA
- the pyrE gene encoding orotate phosphoribosyltransferase: protein MKNPSHKAQFIEFIMQTGVLKLGSFTLKSGRQSPYFFNAGLFNTGGQLAQLAKGYASAIAHSEINFDVLFGPAYKGIPLAATTSVCLAQEFQIDKPYAFNRKEAKDHGEGGNIVGHALEGDILIIDDVITAGTAIRESMDLIKAQGAKPAGVIVALDRMERGQGARSAIQEVQDDYGIPVISIINLNDIIEYLEANQKTEYLEAMKSYRETYGI, encoded by the coding sequence ATGAAAAACCCATCTCACAAAGCGCAATTCATTGAATTCATTATGCAAACTGGCGTGCTAAAACTAGGTAGTTTTACGCTAAAATCGGGTCGTCAAAGCCCGTATTTTTTCAACGCAGGTTTATTTAACACCGGCGGGCAACTCGCTCAACTGGCTAAAGGTTATGCCAGTGCCATCGCTCATAGCGAGATTAACTTTGATGTTTTGTTTGGCCCAGCCTATAAAGGTATTCCCTTAGCCGCAACCACCAGTGTGTGTTTGGCGCAAGAATTTCAAATCGACAAACCCTATGCTTTCAACCGCAAAGAAGCCAAAGATCACGGCGAAGGTGGCAACATTGTTGGCCACGCTCTGGAAGGCGATATTTTGATTATTGACGATGTGATTACCGCCGGTACCGCGATTCGTGAGTCTATGGACCTGATTAAAGCGCAAGGCGCGAAACCGGCCGGTGTTATTGTTGCGCTAGACCGCATGGAAAGAGGACAAGGCGCTCGTTCTGCCATTCAAGAAGTACAGGATGACTATGGCATTCCGGTGATTAGCATCATCAACCTAAACGATATTATTGAATACCTAGAAGCCAATCAAAAAACCGAATACCTAGAGGCAATGAAGTCTTACCGAGAAACCTACGGAATTTAA